Proteins encoded within one genomic window of Triticum aestivum cultivar Chinese Spring chromosome 2D, IWGSC CS RefSeq v2.1, whole genome shotgun sequence:
- the LOC123052739 gene encoding uncharacterized protein isoform X3 → MAVEVDGTRRRGAAAFLDDPFEVLQAKRGRCSPSATAASVADLGINMEFDPIEAVQSVFPSADPQLLRGYLKASGNVLDAAIRSFRDYLASDSATTNAGASSSGVASDVPVMNTPANRTEWAELIVKEMSSASDPNDTRNRVFRILEMFDKCAANCSTPDEAHKMREDRMDFWSILQICIMDY, encoded by the exons atggcggtggaggtcgACGGCAcccggaggcgcggggcggcggccttCCTGGACGACCCCTTCGAGGTGTTGCAGGCGAAGCGGGGCCGGTGCTCACCGTCCGCCACCGCGGCCTCGGTCGCCGACCTCGGCATCAACATGGAGTTCGACCCCATCGAGGCGGTCCAGTCCGTCTTCCCCAGCGCCGATCCGCAG CTTCTGCGGGGCTATCTCAAAGCGTCGGGAAATGTCTTGGATGCTGCCATCAGAAGCTTCAGGGATTATTTGGCATCGGATTCAGCAACGACCAATGCTGGTGCCTCCTCATCTGGAG TGGCATCTGATGTGCCGGTGATGAATACTCCAGCCAACAGGACTGAATGGGCGGAGCTAATTGTCAAGGAGATGTCGTCCGCTTCAGATCCGAATGACACCAGGAATCGAGTCTTCAGGATACTTGAAATGTTCGACAAATGTGCCGCAAACTGCAGTACTCCTGATGAGGCGCATAAAATGCGTGAG GACCGAATGGATTTTTGGTCTATATTGCAAATATGTATAATGGATTATTG A
- the LOC123052739 gene encoding uncharacterized protein isoform X4, translated as MAVEVDGTRRRGAAAFLDDPFEVLQAKRGRCSPSATAASVADLGINMEFDPIEAVQSVFPSADPQLLRGYLKASGNVLDAAIRSFRDYLASDSATTNAGASSSGVASDVPVMNTPANRTEWAELIVKEMSSASDPNDTRNRVFRILEMFDKCAANCSTPDEAHKMREMIIATILG; from the exons atggcggtggaggtcgACGGCAcccggaggcgcggggcggcggccttCCTGGACGACCCCTTCGAGGTGTTGCAGGCGAAGCGGGGCCGGTGCTCACCGTCCGCCACCGCGGCCTCGGTCGCCGACCTCGGCATCAACATGGAGTTCGACCCCATCGAGGCGGTCCAGTCCGTCTTCCCCAGCGCCGATCCGCAG CTTCTGCGGGGCTATCTCAAAGCGTCGGGAAATGTCTTGGATGCTGCCATCAGAAGCTTCAGGGATTATTTGGCATCGGATTCAGCAACGACCAATGCTGGTGCCTCCTCATCTGGAG TGGCATCTGATGTGCCGGTGATGAATACTCCAGCCAACAGGACTGAATGGGCGGAGCTAATTGTCAAGGAGATGTCGTCCGCTTCAGATCCGAATGACACCAGGAATCGAGTCTTCAGGATACTTGAAATGTTCGACAAATGTGCCGCAAACTGCAGTACTCCTGATGAGGCGCATAAAATGCGTGAG ATGATTATAGCAACTATTTTGGGCTGA
- the LOC123052739 gene encoding uncharacterized protein isoform X2, giving the protein MAVEVDGTRRRGAAAFLDDPFEVLQAKRGRCSPSATAASVADLGINMEFDPIEAVQSVFPSADPQLLRGYLKASGNVLDAAIRSFRDYLASDSATTNAGASSSGVASDVPVMNTPANRTEWAELIVKEMSSASDPNDTRNRVFRILEMFDKCAANCSTPDEAHKMREDRMDFWSILQICIMDYW; this is encoded by the exons atggcggtggaggtcgACGGCAcccggaggcgcggggcggcggccttCCTGGACGACCCCTTCGAGGTGTTGCAGGCGAAGCGGGGCCGGTGCTCACCGTCCGCCACCGCGGCCTCGGTCGCCGACCTCGGCATCAACATGGAGTTCGACCCCATCGAGGCGGTCCAGTCCGTCTTCCCCAGCGCCGATCCGCAG CTTCTGCGGGGCTATCTCAAAGCGTCGGGAAATGTCTTGGATGCTGCCATCAGAAGCTTCAGGGATTATTTGGCATCGGATTCAGCAACGACCAATGCTGGTGCCTCCTCATCTGGAG TGGCATCTGATGTGCCGGTGATGAATACTCCAGCCAACAGGACTGAATGGGCGGAGCTAATTGTCAAGGAGATGTCGTCCGCTTCAGATCCGAATGACACCAGGAATCGAGTCTTCAGGATACTTGAAATGTTCGACAAATGTGCCGCAAACTGCAGTACTCCTGATGAGGCGCATAAAATGCGTGAG GACCGAATGGATTTTTGGTCTATATTGCAAATATGTATAATGGATTATTGGTGA
- the LOC123052739 gene encoding uncharacterized protein isoform X1: protein MAVEVDGTRRRGAAAFLDDPFEVLQAKRGRCSPSATAASVADLGINMEFDPIEAVQSVFPSADPQLLRGYLKASGNVLDAAIRSFRDYLASDSATTNAGASSSGVASDVPVMNTPANRTEWAELIVKEMSSASDPNDTRNRVFRILEMFDKCAANCSTPDEAHKMRETKGTTDGGGGKVSSGGDKRGKE from the exons atggcggtggaggtcgACGGCAcccggaggcgcggggcggcggccttCCTGGACGACCCCTTCGAGGTGTTGCAGGCGAAGCGGGGCCGGTGCTCACCGTCCGCCACCGCGGCCTCGGTCGCCGACCTCGGCATCAACATGGAGTTCGACCCCATCGAGGCGGTCCAGTCCGTCTTCCCCAGCGCCGATCCGCAG CTTCTGCGGGGCTATCTCAAAGCGTCGGGAAATGTCTTGGATGCTGCCATCAGAAGCTTCAGGGATTATTTGGCATCGGATTCAGCAACGACCAATGCTGGTGCCTCCTCATCTGGAG TGGCATCTGATGTGCCGGTGATGAATACTCCAGCCAACAGGACTGAATGGGCGGAGCTAATTGTCAAGGAGATGTCGTCCGCTTCAGATCCGAATGACACCAGGAATCGAGTCTTCAGGATACTTGAAATGTTCGACAAATGTGCCGCAAACTGCAGTACTCCTGATGAGGCGCATAAAATGCGTGAG ACGAAGGGCACGACGGATGGCGGCGGCGGGAAGGTGAGCAGCGGTGGAGATAAGCGAGGAAAGGAGTAG